In the genome of Rhopalosiphum padi isolate XX-2018 chromosome 1, ASM2088224v1, whole genome shotgun sequence, the window TCAACTTGATAGAGTCCATCGCTGGTTTCTTCTTAAGCATCGAATAGCCTCAACACGACTATTCTCCTGTTGCTACTAAATTAGGACTTTCATCTTTAGCCGAACGCAGGCGTATGCTTTGCGTCAAGTTTCTAAAGGGATTGCTGTCTGGTTAAGTTGATTCATGCAATTTACTATCCTTCATCAATTTATTGCCCTTCCTCGTCAATTCCGTTCTACTTTTCCTTTTATGTCCCTATATATtcgaataattatatgaaaaattagcCTATTAGatgcttaataataatagccaataatttatctatcttgtttatcatcatttttaaaaatgtttagtagaATTaactaatcttttttttttaaggacaaCAAGaatatacacatatgtattaatttatataatacgtaataaagaTAGTTGATTACAGGACTGGACGGCTTGATTGAAGGGGGACTTATCTTTTATGAGTATTATTCTACCTAGttactgtatttatattattatttgtaaacttTTTCAAAAGAGTTTCAAACctgttcattataataaaactaaaataaaatataattgaattttaaattatattttatgggtCTCGATATTGATTCATAATCCAAGGAGCTGTGAATTGCATACTAAAGGAGCCGTAGGTTTCCAACCTTGATCTATAGGTTTATAGTTTTTGCCAAATTGTAAATCACTGTCACGCATACACCGATACCACTTTTACATTTTTGCCATGATTAtactattgtgtattatttatttatacctatatgtggCTTGATTCAACAATTGTATTttcttagatatttaaatttatatatgtatatagttttttattttaccttttttgaattataatatattatgtaccatgtACCTACTTACGTGTCAGTTctcagtatacactatacagtataatcAAGTgcgtgttttgaattttttaatatttacataaaataactttaagttattgttaataattaattataattacaataatgtaaaattactttttttacatGCGTTGAATGTATGAACATatgaatatactataatacaccgTGTCTTTACAGATATATGACATGAACACAATTAATCGTAAATAATCACGAAGGTGACAGCAAGGCATTGAAAGTTTGGTTTATTAAGTGCTTTGAGCCGACTATTATAAAAACGAGATTCTAACTTGTACACATGTGATGCGGTAACGTCGATAACACATTTTGAAACTTGAACATTTATctagaattttcaatttttcattgcACCGGTATTTCAGGTATATCAGGTTTTCTAAAATTAACGTGGACATTTCCAATGTGTGCGCACTGCGGCCATGGTAAGAGTATTGCACTACAATAACTGGAAcacattcaatatatttataagaatattatataaatgaagtATTGTAtccaatctattttatttttatttaaatagtaatttatcttaaaactatttgttattaataacaaatagtaacatattttgcgactaaaaaaatatcctgcacacgtataatataaaagtaactatattgtctacaattataattaagtttaaaatatttaactttcaaCATTATCAACGAagattgcataatataatattaccataatatataataatactgcaatttaactattatttagggtaattggtatttttaagacattaaacaagaatataggtacctatattttatataacctgcaataatagtatataaattgagttaattgttaatattattatatatttgaataatattatggacattCGGCTTTTATGAACCACGAAATATAGCGACTAtagtaattatgtaatatatatgatttaaaacgAATTATATTCGTTCTATATATGctgtatagattttatttttattttcaatattacaatattatattgtggtcTGTTGGAATTTGGATTGCATTTTTACAGCACAATAATGTGTAAGTAAACGAAAGAAATTAAATGACATTGCGGGCTTCAGTGCGGCCGTGCGGGTCTATTCGAATTTTCCATGGAACGGGGTGGAAGCTGGAGACGCGAGGGCGTGGTTATTGATTTTCTAGCATTGCGCGAAAAGTGCAAGCAGCTGACGTGAAATGTAAGTTAGTCTTCCACTCTTTACGTTTTGTGAATTTCCTGTGCagtgttttagtttttaacagcgtcgaaatgaaaattttattaattatccttCCGTTACTATTACCTCTCAGCTATTGTGATTTCACGTCAAACAGTAAGTAAAACATTgatattatctatatgtataacaaACGAGACCTGTATTCTATTATACTTGATGTGTAGACATAAATTATATGCGCAAAACAAAACGCCAAGTAATAGGTACTACCGTGTtgaaaagaattttaaattaaatcaattaaatttaaaatttaaaaaatatttgaatctaCCACTttgattatttaacttttaaaattatgttttataactcAAGAGTAGGTATGCACTATGTATGCATGTTATTTATTTGTGGTATTCAACTCGTCCATTGGAATTCTATTAATTTCACGTGTGTAGTATCTAGtctagtttatatattaattcgttttattgtaatttaagagTTGGACTCGTCAGAAAGTAGGCACAGACGTGCTATGTCTACacaaatttgtatgtatatacgagtttgatgataaattgataacgttaagacaataattttttattgttgcgTAATGCCATAATGTGGATAACATATtacagctaataataatatctaggtATAAACAAAAATCGATTGTCGTTTGTTATGTTGAAGGGATAGTGAAACCTTATCTATAAACTTATCACTATCAGAAAATGTACTGTTAATACTGTAATCCAAGTATcgatgtaatttaaatcgttgaCTATAGAAACTAGACATTTTATTCTATCTAGATAGACCCGTGAACGCTTTACCCCCAGATCTATACcctctaaaaaatatacatagaatTTTTAGACGATATAAACTGATTATTGAAGGTTCTTCAAAATTTCTCTccccaaaatattatacttatgactCTAGgagttaatacattatttgataatataatattaaatggacctgtattattaaaataaaatatcatagtaaTTATTACCGGTTTCGTGATTGTAGGTACCTCCTACCTAGAGGTATTTCATACTTTTTAgtttccataatatatattatataagttataggtaggcataacattttttttttttttgtaaatattgttctTGATAAATGGCATTAATTAAAACGATGTgtttgacaattattttatttttatttgttgaaataatgtaattaattttcgaTTAATTATAGATGTTATTAATTGATctgtattattaattcatttaaaatgtaattagatACGAAGTTTGAAGGAAACCCTTACAAAAAACATCTGTTTGATGACCTTTTGAGCAACTACAATCGGCTGATTAGACCAGTTCAAAATCATTCGGAGAACTTGACTGTTTGGATGGGCTTAAAACTCACTCAGCTAACCGAAATGGTAATATGGATTTGACGACGGATATTACtagttaatttaagtttaatatgtctttcaacacatttttatttttattttagaatcttAAAAGTCAAGTGATGACAACGAGTGTGTGGCTGATTCAGAAATGGTTTGACTGCAATTTGAAATGGGATCCCAAAGAATATGGTGGCTTAGACAAGTTATACGTACCTTCGGATCATATTTGGTTGCCAGACATAGTTTTGTTTAACAAGTAAATCGTTTACTTAACATTGCTACATAATTCGTGAActccaaaataattatattatttataaggatGTGCTAAAAATAACTACACTTTTTATCGTCGTCCATAAATCTTCacacataatttttagtttcatgatttttgatttattacgcAAACAAGCTGTAATTGTTGCCAACGACCACACAGAGGAGTTTAGCTGCTTAACGAAAAACCAATTGTGGGTGGATAACATTTCTTTGACATTTGTTGTGTaatatctacaaaatatttatagtgaaaATTCCAAtcgaaatacatttataaactgtataatagaggaatacttaaaatatatataatataatatatatatatatatatatatatatatatatattgatccatatacattatgtagtatcgtataatatgtatttatattttatattgtttatttgttacgGAATGTTCGTTTGGCCTTGGGTTTGTTTTCGTAGAGctgtatttaagtaaattgcaggtacctatgtaaattatgaataaaattttaatcaattttaacgtAACTAAATTTGATCccaaacaacaattttataatgctataaataattattattataccaagtGTAATACGGTtagaacttatattttttaataactaaccgTCCGACCTACAGATAGCAACTTTTTCTAATAACAATGACTACCCCAGTTAGAAAGGAAATGCAAAAATGTGGCACCTAtaccgtataataattttgatgatttCACTTATGAACCCAGCAAATTTGAGAACTAATAAAATTagatgttttatacatttatatatattctgtGTAGTGCTGACGGGAATTACGAAGTTACCCTAATGACAAAAGCGGTGCTCAAGTATACCGGCGAAGTATTATGGTCACCTCCAGCTATCTACAAATCGTACTGCGAGATAAACGTTTTATACTTTCCGTTTGACGAACAAAACTGTTACATGATGTTCGGTTCGTGGACTTACAACGGAAATCAGGTAGGTACTCAATAatgcaataaacatttttgatagatatattaaaatagtgatGGATAAATCAGACTAATCATACCCTTTTACTAAAACGTACAGGTAGATTTGAGGCATATCGATCAATCGCAGGGCAGAAACCGTGTGGACGTTGGAATCGATCTAAGCGAATTCTATCTATCCGTCGAATGGGATTTACTCGAAGTCCCTGCGATCAGGAACGAAGAATTCTATTCCTGTTGCTCCGAGTCATATACAGGTGAGTTGAAGCACACTATTATTGAATTCTTTTTACAAATCATGTAAATATAGTCCAATATACGAAgccagtatattttattatttaagtgttatGCATACCACACCCATATTTTGGTGTACTAGCTGTATCAACATATATGCGTGCTAGATGTATGTTTACATTGGTACAATTATTCGgactttataagttataattatatgacagCCAACAGGTATAATATGGCAAATCGTTGTATAAATGAATAGCACCTAATAcagttatataggtacctatctacgcgataacattttatattgtactcAGCGATTGCATCAAGACAACAAGGTCTACCTATATTTGAGAGACATCAATTTTAGTAGATTTTTGcatgtacaataatatcattgtcTTAAAACAGAAATGCTAAATAGACTTATTATAAATgggtattgtatataataaataatattatgttatacatcatatatgGAATAATAAGTGATTAAATATCCAACCTTAAGAGCAACTTTCGCTGTCTAAACAAAAGTACTAACGTCTAACTGTTGTCGTTATTGTGGCGATCTTATGATTTTTGAACATTGGTCAATCAACCTCAAATGGatagaatacatttaattttataaactgatATTGTGTAATCAATAACAGCATTTACGCATTGTGattttttattagcattatGAAAACGTCAACAGAAAGAAAGATGTATAAAAGATCACAGCATTTTATTGACGTAGAGTAACAAAGGTatatgtagaaaataaaatacctatatcataatCGTTTCCGCATTaatcgaattaataataattctgtgTGCACaggataatgtataatatattcgacaaatataaaaaccttaaaattatatatttaatattttagtacgataaaaaaaatctctattcattatcgtaaattatattttatgacgtCCTAATTTTTCGTCAATACttgattattatgtacaaatgcGTCATTGTGATAATgtgactttttttatatattgtgggTAAATGTAGATGTTTAGTTGTGTGGGAGATTAttgataaacttaaattttgttttttttttttttttttttttttttttaataatcacatattatttgaaaaaaatattagcgagaaacaaaataatatactatattaggtaggtagtataatattattttcaacatttaaatacctatttcatTTTTTGGTTATTTACCATCAATTGCCATTTAGTAATATTGAGTactaatactatagtatatgcTGCTTATTGTTGATAAATGTGTGTACTCAACAACCATAATAAGaccattgatatttaaaaaaaaaatgttatttccaagggtatcaaattatttacacaCTTGAAAATAGAGATGgactaattttcaaatattatttatgtatgagataaaaaatattattagacgcAAAACCTCtttaagtattattgtatagctaactgtatagaatatagataaacaACGAAAATGCATTGTGTAATTATTGGAGACACTGTTGTATCGATTGGATGTCTATAAATCTTGATATCATATAGTGACACTACGATgaagtaattttcaaatttcaaaataataatcttcAAATAAGGCaatacctttattataatagtaaaatgtatttttattttacgggcttatttaatatactcaagataaattaaaatgggAAGTCGCTCTGCTATATTTACACATATAGTAAAGAAGTGTCAAGTGAACTTAGTCACGTTAATGGATGCGTAACGCACATTTGAatgaaatgataaatcattgcaaaaGAAAAACTATTCTAAGTGAAGACGGTCTTTCCGcccatataatatagttattgggttatattattatatttatattattaatttatttttctattgtaaTGGAGTataggttaaattaatttttgtcaataaCAAAATgcatatctacataatataataagtatcatAAAATTACAAGTTGTCATTAACGTATAAGTCAATACCGATTTAccgtagaatatttttaatatgtttgttgtataaactatttaaaaattatctaaaatgttgaaaatattattatgtatagacgtatagtaaataaatataaacacaatggtaaaaagtttcaagtctctattcgttattttaattacctacttttgtatattgagtattttatttcatcgtaatttgaacttcaaacattaacaaaaaaaaataatgtggctttaaatttaacttattgtaAAAGGAATCTTGTCTTAAATTGTCAAGTCTTAGAATGAATccgtttttaactaaaaaatattcgtGATTTTGATGATTTACGCCAGAATTATAACTtgaaatactcataaaaatgaatgtgaATTAAcactaaacttttattttatttctagtaagaaaaacttataagGAACCTCGAacctattaaattttcaagcttaaAAACTATGACCatagaaatttatataaaaatatcagacAGCACACaccatatttataatgtaaaaactaaaaagggtGTTTAGAAACGTAAAAAGAACATAATACATCAGAGTTCAATCCGaattaacaaaattacatttattaaacttGTAAACCCTCATGTCCCTTATAAATGTTAGAATTTAATCTAGtcttttttaattacacaaattaatagtttaatataaacattataaacccCAATAAACGTTTAGCTAAATGGTTTGTATATAACTtgtgtatagaaataaaatattttttaggattttgttgtttagtttaaaaacaaaaattgatttacatacattttatacatattattataatatttatatattatctatattttttaataattaaatttgtccatactaatacatattgtgttttttttttaaaataatttctgatAAAAATGGGATTCGACCAAAAaaccaaatgaaaaaaaatcccaAATAAGGTAAGACAACATAAAATGCATAGTATACTACATCTTTTAAGACTAGTTCAGAAATTtcattagaatatattaatataataaagtgataTATTAATCGAATGTAATTgttaataaagatttattttctgAATCTCTTTTTTCAGGTGTATTTTTTCAGACATAACGTTCAACATAAAAATGCGGCGTAAGACTTTGTTTTACACAGTTAATCTGATCATTCCGTGCGTAGGACTGACGTTCATGACTGTGTTGGTGTTCTATTTGCCATCTGACTCTGGTGAAAAGGtactataacaattatatagatgtatttgaaacaatttaagaaaacacttatttaaatcaaaagcgctatatctattatacatacaatttatacaatacatCGACTAGCTATAAAAAATACACCGGAAACTGTTTTGTAAGTcgcgaaattattttttttttgaccaattgatatgataatacataaattaattattgagtacaaattaaataagtttttcttaatattgaaaataaaatattcataacttgcgctatttatttataaaagtaataaataaatatacatattttagtttacTAAGCGcgattagtaaattaatttttaattattatgggaCAGTATGACTAAATGGTTAGTGAATTAATGTTAAACGCTACAATGGTCCTTAAGTAATTAAGCTATGAGGACGTCTACGTGTGAGGCGGCGTTGAAGTGGTGGTCTTATGTTGTGATGGTAGTGCAGTGGATCTGTTGACTTGTCACTTGTGGATATACGTGATACGTGAAGAAACTTTCGGCCAAGGTTTTGATGTGGTCTTGAAGATTTGGAATTTCGAGGTCTTTGTGTATATTTAGATTTCTAGCAAaccaaattaaataagttaaaacatATCGTGCGTTTATATACTAAGCaggtatattgaataaaaatataaaacgtacTAAACGAGCAATTGATTTTTGGAACACTAACAAATATAACTTgctaacttattattaatttattataaacaatatctaGAACACGaagaaatgtattttgtaaCGAACTAACTGTTATggaaatttagataaatatttaaaaaaatataatttacctatttataataccaCAAATGATCACTGTGATACTATTTCgttcttttattatatacttcagGTGACTTTGTGCAGTAATATACTAGTGTCATTGACAGTGTTCTTCTTGCTGCTAGCCGAGATCATCCCCCCGACATCTCTGGCCGTTCCACTCCTTGGCAAGTACTTATTGTTTACCATGGTCCTAGTGTCAATGTCGATCGGTATGACCGTGGTCGTGTTAAACATCCATTTCCGGTAAGTGTGCGTTTATCATGCAGAtcttatttctatatataatattacttctgGCGTCTTTTAATAAAACCGAATCGCCCAAAGGTCACCATCAACCCACACCCTGTCACCTTGGGTGAGGACCGTGTTTCTGCACATGATGCCACAGATACTTATGATGCGCAGACCACCATATTCGCTGATGACCAACGACGGATTCCAAAGCTCACCCGGTTACTTCAACGAACTGGACTACAGGTATCTGGTTCAGCTACatgcttaattttaaaatatttttaacaatcatTGAACACGTGAATGTCTTGATTTTGACGGATGCGCAGTTCCGTGCTTAGTATAGTTATTgcttatataataacttataatattattataatccacaGTCGAGACAGTATAAGCGATAGTGGTGGAACAGAACAGAAACCTCCATCTTTGACCCAGAGACACTGGTCCTTCAAAAAAATTCAGTCAGTACAGCCTCACAATTATCGTaagtcattatataataatttaatgaatatttaatggtATATAACTACctctagtttatttatttattttctcacTATTGatggaaaattatttataaatactacaatataacatatataatatttaatatttgttaagtcTTTTATAAATGCGtagtatgcatataatatgaaatgtaatACTCGCACAacgactaataaaaaataattattatacttctcTAGCGGAGAATGTAATGCCAAAGACAATGTCCCCTGATCTACTCAAGGCTTTACAAGGGGTCTGTTATATTGCTCAACATATCAAAGACGCGGACAAAGATAAAGAGGTAAATTGAATAGAAtacaataatcaaatattaatttaattatacattatacaatattcaaataggttaatggtttttattagtttcaaattgtttaatgttccttcatataatataaacgcgtgaattgaataataatatttataatatagaaatgcaaatatactatgtaggtacacattaaaaaaaaaaacaattttttaatcaatatatatatattatatactttaatactttataaatctTCATTGTAccatcataataaaaattataatataaacctataattattaaaccctcaaaacataatattcatagaAGTGCAGAACATTTcagtgattaaaaatatgattataaataagttttacaGTTGATCGCATTCCGGTTCTCCTTCGcctatcattaatttattatttcaaatacaattattaatcttaatttaaacGTTATTCATACATTGTCTTAAATATAAAGAGAAacttttataagaaatatagagtacttttattatattaaccattataaaatgtataaagtatacgtcgacattttttgataaatttattcggttataataaataataaattataaataacacctAGTATTATTTCCAAttcatacttaattttaatttcctgtttttaaatgtaaaaaacaaatcaattataaaataaattgatctaCTTATTATgtagttacaataataacacgtttataatttaaatttgtgttagtTATATAGATCAcgtatatatgatgtataatattatgacatgacatatgcacaaaaaaatgttttggaaCTGAGGTTAACTAAAACTAAAAGGCACTCGTATTACTTTCATTATCTAACTaaagcaattatattattagtgataACCACTTATACATTTGAAAGAAATTAGGAATAAATTCAATTTGTCAAATTTTGTGCTGATTTtgtagttgtttttatttttaactttattttatatatgtatctgTTAATCTATTACTTACAAAAATCatgtaagtaattataatatgtgatatgactaaacataaatacatgAAAAAGCATATTATGAAATGTTGATAATGTTGATAATTTGATGGGTTATTCGT includes:
- the LOC132920437 gene encoding LOW QUALITY PROTEIN: acetylcholine receptor subunit beta-like 2 (The sequence of the model RefSeq protein was modified relative to this genomic sequence to represent the inferred CDS: inserted 1 base in 1 codon), coding for MERGGSWRREGVVIDFLALREKCKQLTXKCKLVFHSLRFVNFLCSVLVFNSVEMKILLIILPLLLPLSYCDFTSNNTKFEGNPYKKHLFDDLLSNYNRLIRPVQNHSENLTVWMGLKLTQLTEMNLKSQVMTTSVWLIQKWFDCNLKWDPKEYGGLDKLYVPSDHIWLPDIVLFNNADGNYEVTLMTKAVLKYTGEVLWSPPAIYKSYCEINVLYFPFDEQNCYMMFGSWTYNGNQVDLRHIDQSQGRNRVDVGIDLSEFYLSVEWDLLEVPAIRNEEFYSCCSESYTDITFNIKMRRKTLFYTVNLIIPCVGLTFMTVLVFYLPSDSGEKVTLCSNILVSLTVFFLLLAEIIPPTSLAVPLLGKYLLFTMVLVSMSIGMTVVVLNIHFRSPSTHTLSPWVRTVFLHMMPQILMMRRPPYSLMTNDGFQSSPGYFNELDYSRDSISDSGGTEQKPPSLTQRHWSFKKIQSVQPHNYPENVMPKTMSPDLLKALQGVCYIAQHIKDADKDKEVIEDWKYVSMVFDRFFLWVFTLACIVGTCAIIFQAPSLYDQRQPIDFQLSSIPRRRSNLALPHEIDFYERTYGAD